A genome region from Christensenella minuta includes the following:
- a CDS encoding PrgI family protein has protein sequence MPYVPVPKDLNKVKSKVAFNLTKRQLICFAIAGGVGIPFYLLTKSHIGTSLAAFIMIVIMMPFFFCAMYEKDGQPLERILKNYIGSHFIRKRKRPYQTRNFYAELQKEIDERKKEEMNIAKSKKEAAGKKNTTRRK, from the coding sequence ATGCCATATGTGCCAGTACCAAAGGATTTGAACAAGGTAAAAAGCAAGGTTGCCTTTAACCTCACCAAACGCCAGCTTATTTGCTTTGCGATCGCCGGGGGCGTGGGTATTCCCTTTTACCTTTTGACAAAATCACACATCGGAACGTCTTTAGCGGCTTTTATTATGATCGTAATTATGATGCCGTTTTTCTTTTGTGCTATGTACGAAAAAGACGGACAGCCACTTGAACGGATTCTAAAAAATTATATCGGTTCGCATTTCATCCGTAAGCGCAAACGACCTTATCAGACGCGCAATTTTTATGCGGAATTACAAAAGGAAATTGACGAACGGAAAAAGGAGGAAATGAATATTGCAAAAAGCAAAAAAGAAGCAGCGGGCAAGAAAAACACCACCCGCAGGAAATAA
- a CDS encoding sigma-70 RNA polymerase sigma factor region 4 domain-containing protein: protein MTDQIAYQEYIQRRYNAFCKTVIRCAALDKILKLKRQWERQVSLDYLMNEKFVQFAASEPDEEYPFTVCGQTVLLCNAALADAISVLPEQTREEILRYYFLRQPQRVIGACIGRSRSTAGRHIQLALQRLREEMGVSRYE, encoded by the coding sequence ATGACCGACCAGATAGCCTATCAAGAATATATCCAGCGCAGGTACAACGCCTTTTGCAAGACTGTTATCCGCTGTGCCGCCTTGGACAAGATTTTGAAGCTTAAACGGCAATGGGAACGGCAAGTTTCCCTTGACTATCTGATGAACGAGAAGTTTGTCCAGTTTGCCGCGTCGGAGCCGGACGAGGAATACCCATTTACCGTCTGCGGTCAGACCGTCCTGCTCTGCAACGCCGCCCTTGCCGACGCGATCTCTGTTTTGCCGGAGCAGACGCGGGAAGAAATCCTGCGCTATTACTTTCTGCGCCAGCCGCAGCGCGTGATCGGCGCGTGTATTGGCCGGTCACGCAGCACAGCGGGGCGGCATATCCAGCTTGCCTTGCAGCGGCTACGCGAAGAAATGGGGGTGAGCCGGTATGAGTAG
- a CDS encoding transposon-encoded TnpW family protein — translation MADNKQPDTRTARRPDCVTEIRMGNSVLVVSGYFKKDTTTTAADKMARVLEAEAAATQKPAI, via the coding sequence ATGGCAGATAACAAGCAGCCCGACACCCGCACCGCCCGCCGCCCCGACTGTGTGACGGAAATCCGCATGGGCAATTCCGTCCTTGTCGTGTCCGGCTATTTCAAGAAAGACACTACCACCACCGCCGCCGACAAAATGGCGCGGGTACTGGAAGCGGAAGCCGCTGCTACACAAAAACCGGCGATTTGA
- a CDS encoding recombinase family protein: MLRQATQNLITALYPRLSHEDELQGESNSISNQKRILETFAKQNGFTNLRWYTDDGYSGANFQRPGFQAMLADIEAGKVGTVIVKDMSRLGRNYLQVGFYTEMLFPQKGVRFIAVNDNVDSANGGMDNDFTPLRNLFNEWLVRDTSKKIKAVKRAKGMSGKPVTSKPVYGYLMDEDENYIVDEETAPVVKQIYQLCLAGNGPTKIARMLTEQQIPTPGTLEYQRTGSTRRYHPGYECKWATNTVVHLLENREYTGCLVNFKTEKPSYKTKHSVENPIEKQAIFPNHHEPIIDTETWERVQELRKQRKRPNRYDEVGLFSGMLFCADCGHVMYQQRYQNKNRKQDCYICGSYKKRTRDCTAHFIRTDLLTAGVLSNLRQVTEYAAKHESRFVKLLIQQNEIGGKRKTAAATKQLEQAQERISEVSRIIKRLYEDNVNGKISDERFMELSADYEQEQRELKDRAAALQEELSKSQAATVNAEKFMGIVRKHLAFEELTPTLLREMIEKIVVHECSYDENGTRRQDIEIYYSFVGKIDLPEA, translated from the coding sequence ATGTTAAGACAAGCCACCCAAAACCTCATTACCGCCCTTTATCCGAGATTGTCCCATGAGGACGAATTGCAAGGCGAGAGTAATTCCATATCGAACCAAAAACGGATACTCGAAACCTTTGCAAAACAGAATGGCTTTACCAACCTGCGCTGGTACACCGACGACGGCTATTCCGGCGCGAACTTTCAAAGGCCCGGTTTTCAAGCCATGCTTGCAGACATTGAAGCCGGGAAAGTGGGTACGGTCATCGTCAAGGACATGAGCCGGTTAGGGCGTAACTACTTGCAGGTGGGATTTTACACGGAAATGCTGTTCCCTCAAAAGGGAGTGCGTTTTATCGCTGTCAACGACAATGTGGACAGCGCAAACGGCGGCATGGACAACGATTTTACCCCTCTGCGAAATCTGTTCAACGAATGGCTGGTGAGAGATACGAGCAAGAAAATCAAGGCAGTAAAACGAGCAAAAGGCATGAGCGGCAAGCCCGTTACCAGCAAGCCGGTGTATGGCTACCTCATGGACGAGGACGAGAACTATATCGTTGACGAGGAAACCGCGCCGGTAGTCAAGCAGATATACCAGCTTTGCCTTGCCGGGAACGGCCCGACCAAGATTGCCCGTATGCTTACGGAGCAGCAAATCCCCACGCCGGGGACGCTGGAATATCAGCGGACTGGCAGCACACGCCGCTATCACCCCGGCTATGAGTGCAAATGGGCGACAAATACCGTTGTCCACCTGTTGGAAAACCGGGAGTACACCGGCTGTCTGGTAAACTTCAAGACGGAGAAGCCCTCTTACAAGACCAAGCACAGCGTAGAGAACCCCATCGAGAAGCAGGCCATTTTCCCGAACCACCATGAGCCGATTATCGACACGGAAACATGGGAGCGCGTGCAGGAGTTACGCAAGCAGCGCAAACGCCCGAACCGCTATGATGAAGTGGGGCTGTTCTCCGGTATGCTGTTCTGCGCCGACTGCGGCCATGTGATGTACCAGCAGCGGTATCAGAACAAGAACCGCAAGCAGGACTGTTACATCTGCGGCAGCTACAAGAAGCGCACCCGCGACTGTACGGCGCACTTTATCCGCACCGACCTGTTGACCGCCGGTGTCCTCTCCAATCTCCGGCAAGTGACCGAGTATGCCGCCAAGCATGAGAGCCGCTTTGTGAAGCTGCTTATCCAGCAGAACGAGATCGGCGGCAAGAGAAAGACCGCCGCAGCCACGAAGCAGCTTGAACAGGCACAGGAGCGCATTTCTGAAGTGAGCCGCATAATCAAGCGGCTGTATGAGGACAATGTGAACGGCAAAATCAGCGACGAGCGTTTCATGGAACTGTCGGCAGACTATGAGCAGGAACAGCGGGAACTGAAAGACCGCGCCGCCGCTTTGCAGGAGGAACTTTCCAAGTCGCAGGCCGCCACCGTCAATGCGGAAAAGTTTATGGGTATCGTCCGAAAGCACCTTGCCTTTGAGGAATTGACCCCCACCCTCTTGCGGGAGATGATTGAGAAAATCGTCGTGCATGAGTGCAGCTATGACGAGAACGGCACCCGCAGGCAGGACATTGAGATTTATTACAGCTTTGTCGGCAAGATTGACTTGCCCGAAGCCTAA
- a CDS encoding ATP-binding protein → MNTTFSEMIDRLTATTPEQEDYTGEDGLLYCGKCHKPKEAYFAPDKAAIFGRDRHPAECDCQRAAREEREAAEKRQKHLDTVEDLKRRGFTDPAMRDWTFENDNGQNPQAIRARNYVKNWERAYAGNVGCLFWGSVGTGKSYLAGCIANALMEKEIPVYMTNFALILNDLAASFEGRNEYISRLCRYPLLILDDFGMERGTEYGLEQVFHVIDSRYRSRKPLIVTTNLTLSELQHPKDTAHSRIYDRVLEMCPPVCCTGGNFRKKAAQDKLGLLKELMNE, encoded by the coding sequence ATGAACACCACATTTTCAGAAATGATTGACAGATTGACCGCCACCACCCCGGAGCAGGAGGACTACACCGGCGAGGACGGTTTACTGTACTGCGGCAAGTGCCATAAGCCGAAAGAAGCCTATTTTGCGCCGGACAAGGCCGCTATCTTTGGCCGTGACCGCCACCCGGCAGAGTGCGACTGCCAGAGAGCCGCCCGCGAGGAACGGGAAGCCGCCGAGAAACGGCAAAAGCACCTTGACACCGTAGAGGACTTGAAACGCCGGGGCTTTACCGACCCCGCCATGCGGGACTGGACTTTTGAGAACGACAACGGCCAGAACCCGCAGGCAATCCGGGCGCGCAACTATGTGAAGAACTGGGAACGGGCTTACGCCGGGAATGTGGGCTGCCTGTTCTGGGGGAGCGTCGGCACCGGCAAGAGTTACCTTGCGGGCTGTATCGCAAACGCCCTCATGGAGAAAGAAATCCCCGTCTATATGACGAATTTTGCCCTTATCCTCAATGACCTTGCCGCCAGCTTTGAGGGCAGGAATGAATATATTTCCCGTCTTTGCCGCTATCCGCTGCTAATCCTTGACGACTTCGGTATGGAGCGCGGGACAGAATACGGGCTGGAACAGGTTTTCCATGTGATTGACAGCCGTTACCGCAGCCGCAAGCCGCTGATCGTCACGACCAACCTCACGCTTTCAGAGTTGCAGCACCCAAAAGACACCGCCCATTCCCGGATTTATGACCGGGTGCTGGAAATGTGTCCCCCGGTGTGCTGTACCGGCGGCAATTTCCGCAAAAAGGCCGCACAGGACAAGCTGGGGCTTTTGAAAGAACTGATGAACGAGTGA
- a CDS encoding class I SAM-dependent methyltransferase: MEYSKEDLMEAKKQIWGVGENMGTEESKKIWEENAQFWDNAMGDESNEFHREVVRPKVTELLSPNPADYILDIACGNGNYSSYLAQRGASVVAFDYSKKMIELAKRRQSQYAKQIEFCVADATDRKSILELKRNRAFTKAVSNMAIMDITDIEPLLMAVYELLQESGIFVFATQHPCFVTLTEKYMTPHSYYDIAIEGQPKEQIYYHRSIQDIFNLCFRAGFVIDGFYEECFKTNKEIPMVMIVRLKKVKRDSLK; the protein is encoded by the coding sequence ATGGAATATAGTAAGGAAGATTTAATGGAAGCAAAAAAGCAAATTTGGGGAGTGGGAGAGAACATGGGAACAGAGGAAAGTAAAAAAATCTGGGAGGAGAACGCACAATTTTGGGATAATGCAATGGGTGACGAATCTAATGAATTTCACAGAGAGGTAGTGCGTCCCAAAGTAACGGAACTTCTATCTCCTAATCCTGCGGATTACATTTTGGATATTGCGTGTGGCAATGGAAATTATTCTTCGTATCTTGCACAAAGAGGCGCTTCGGTTGTCGCTTTTGATTACAGCAAAAAAATGATAGAATTGGCTAAAAGACGGCAATCACAATATGCAAAACAAATTGAATTTTGTGTGGCGGATGCGACCGATAGAAAAAGTATATTAGAATTAAAAAGAAATCGAGCCTTTACGAAAGCAGTTTCTAATATGGCAATTATGGATATTACGGATATTGAACCACTTCTTATGGCTGTTTATGAACTGTTGCAGGAAAGCGGAATTTTTGTCTTTGCAACGCAACACCCTTGTTTTGTCACGTTGACTGAAAAATATATGACACCGCACAGTTACTATGATATAGCGATTGAAGGGCAACCGAAAGAGCAGATTTATTATCATCGTTCCATACAAGATATTTTTAACCTTTGTTTTAGAGCTGGATTTGTCATTGATGGATTTTATGAAGAATGTTTTAAAACCAACAAAGAAATTCCTATGGTAATGATAGTAAGGCTTAAGAAGGTAAAACGTGATAGCTTAAAATAA
- a CDS encoding relaxase/mobilization nuclease domain-containing protein: MATLKHINSKNADYGAAEQYLLFEHDEFTMKPVLDETGRLIPREDYRLSTLNCGGEDFAVACMRANLRYEKNQRREDVKSHHYIISFDPRDGPDNGLTVDRAQALGEKFCAEHFPGHQALVCTHPDGHNHSGNIHVHIVINSLRIEEVPFLPYMDRPADTKAGCKHRCTDAALRYFKSEVMEMCHREGLYQIDLLNGSKNRVTDREYWAQKKGQAALDKQNAPMIAGGITPRQTKFETNKEKLRQTIRAALSAAASFEDFSSLLLREGVAVKESRGRLSYLTPDRTKPITARKLGDDFERAAVLAVLEQNAARTAEKAAAISSTPPSIKDQLRADRAARTAPNVQRLVDIEQKKAEGKGRGYERWATMHNLKQMAATLNVYQEYGFTSPEQLEAAVDTAYQEMRQTSGELKALETKLQGKKELQRQVLAYAKTKPARDGLKAQKSEKARAAYRQAHESDFIIADAAARYFKAHGITKLPARKALRDEIEQLVSKKSGLYNTYHEQKQRYAELQTVKRNIDQILRREEPRRRKEQSHER; the protein is encoded by the coding sequence TTGGCAACACTCAAGCATATCAACTCTAAAAACGCCGACTACGGAGCCGCCGAACAGTATCTGCTGTTTGAGCATGACGAGTTTACCATGAAGCCCGTCCTTGATGAAACCGGCAGGCTTATCCCCCGCGAGGACTACCGGCTGTCCACGCTGAACTGCGGCGGGGAGGATTTTGCCGTTGCGTGTATGCGGGCAAATCTCCGCTATGAGAAAAACCAGCGGCGGGAAGATGTGAAAAGCCACCACTATATCATCAGCTTTGACCCACGGGACGGGCCGGACAACGGCTTGACCGTAGACCGGGCGCAGGCATTGGGCGAGAAGTTTTGCGCCGAACATTTCCCCGGCCACCAAGCCCTTGTATGCACTCACCCGGACGGGCATAACCACAGCGGCAATATCCATGTGCATATCGTCATTAACAGCCTGCGGATTGAGGAAGTGCCGTTCCTGCCCTACATGGACAGGCCAGCCGACACGAAAGCCGGGTGCAAGCACCGCTGTACCGACGCGGCCTTGCGCTACTTCAAGTCCGAAGTCATGGAGATGTGCCACCGGGAGGGGCTTTATCAAATCGACCTCTTGAACGGCAGCAAGAACCGCGTCACAGACCGAGAGTATTGGGCGCAGAAAAAGGGACAGGCCGCGCTGGATAAGCAGAACGCCCCCATGATTGCAGGCGGTATCACGCCCCGGCAGACCAAGTTTGAAACGAACAAGGAGAAGCTGCGGCAGACCATACGCGCCGCGCTGTCTGCGGCGGCCTCATTCGAGGACTTTTCCTCTCTGCTGCTGCGGGAGGGCGTGGCCGTCAAGGAGAGCCGGGGGCGGCTTAGTTACCTCACGCCAGACAGGACAAAGCCCATTACCGCCCGCAAGCTGGGCGACGATTTTGAACGCGCCGCTGTCCTTGCCGTTTTGGAACAGAACGCCGCCAGAACCGCAGAAAAGGCCGCAGCTATATCCAGTACGCCGCCCTCTATCAAAGACCAACTGCGGGCAGACAGAGCCGCCCGAACCGCCCCGAATGTGCAGCGGCTTGTGGACATTGAGCAGAAGAAAGCCGAGGGCAAAGGCCGGGGCTATGAACGCTGGGCGACCATGCACAACCTCAAACAGATGGCCGCGACGCTGAATGTGTATCAGGAATACGGCTTTACTTCCCCGGAGCAGTTAGAAGCCGCCGTTGATACTGCCTATCAGGAAATGCGCCAGACCAGCGGCGAACTGAAAGCACTGGAAACGAAGCTACAAGGGAAAAAGGAGTTGCAGCGGCAGGTGCTTGCCTACGCCAAGACCAAGCCCGCCCGCGACGGGCTGAAAGCGCAGAAATCCGAGAAAGCCCGCGCCGCATACCGGCAGGCGCATGAGAGCGACTTTATCATAGCCGACGCAGCCGCCCGGTATTTCAAGGCGCATGGTATTACCAAGCTGCCCGCCCGGAAAGCGTTGCGGGACGAGATCGAGCAGCTTGTTTCCAAGAAATCCGGCCTGTATAACACCTACCACGAACAGAAACAGCGGTATGCGGAGTTGCAGACCGTCAAGCGGAACATCGACCAGATTTTGCGCCGGGAGGAACCCCGCCGCAGAAAGGAGCAGAGCCATGAACGATAA
- a CDS encoding Maff2 family mobile element protein: MGTAKFFTLLLLLYRTSVKSQGIKQLMAGGGVIVIGLTLVPTLAGLFG, from the coding sequence ATAGGAACGGCAAAATTTTTTACACTTCTATTACTTCTTTATCGCACATCAGTAAAATCACAAGGGATTAAGCAGCTTATGGCGGGCGGTGGTGTGATCGTCATTGGGCTTACCCTTGTGCCGACACTTGCAGGGCTATTCGGGTAA
- a CDS encoding cysteine-rich VLP domain-containing protein encodes MNDKLPRMDYRQHRRARRLVHECCNYDGGNCLLLDDGEPCVCVQSISLSLMCRWFRVAVLPLDGELAAALLYRGSRKRCAVCGAAFVPKSNRGKYCPDCAGRMKKIKAAERKRKQRHKCHALEPFKPA; translated from the coding sequence ATGAACGATAAGCTGCCCCGCATGGACTACCGACAGCACCGGCGGGCGCGGCGGCTGGTGCATGAGTGCTGTAACTACGATGGAGGGAACTGTCTGCTGTTAGATGACGGGGAGCCTTGCGTGTGCGTCCAGAGCATTTCCCTTTCCCTCATGTGCCGGTGGTTCCGTGTGGCTGTCCTGCCCCTTGACGGGGAACTGGCCGCAGCCCTCTTGTACCGGGGGAGCCGGAAACGGTGCGCCGTCTGCGGCGCGGCCTTTGTCCCCAAATCCAACCGGGGAAAATACTGCCCCGACTGCGCCGGACGCATGAAGAAAATCAAAGCCGCCGAGCGAAAACGGAAACAAAGGCATAAATGTCACGCTTTAGAGCCTTTCAAACCCGCATAA
- a CDS encoding helix-turn-helix domain-containing protein → MSRLLPYETILKAREGDPEAVNAVLLHYAGYIRYFSKVNGQVNAEVEDYVKQRLIDCQFKFRLDEPPDKS, encoded by the coding sequence ATGAGTAGACTTCTCCCCTATGAAACAATCCTCAAAGCCCGTGAGGGCGACCCAGAAGCCGTGAACGCTGTCCTGCTCCACTACGCCGGATATATCCGCTATTTCTCAAAAGTGAACGGGCAGGTCAACGCCGAGGTGGAGGACTATGTAAAGCAGCGGTTAATTGACTGTCAATTCAAGTTCCGGCTTGACGAACCACCGGACAAGTCATAA
- a CDS encoding VirB6/TrbL-like conjugal transfer protein, CD1112 family, with product MGWIFEQIGNAIKEFLKGVVEGNLTDMFNDVNTKVGTIAGDVGQTPVGWNGEIFAMIKNISDTVIVPIAGMIITFVLVYELVTMITDRNNMHDFDTFSFFKYFLKAGIAVFIVANTMTIVMGVFDIAQYAINASAGAIGENTAIDIAAVLEQMQAGLNAMGIGELLGLVLETYIIKFAMLIFSLLITLVIAGRMIEIYLYCSLAPIPFATFTNKEWGSMGTNYLRGLVALAFQGLLIMVCVGIYAVLINTLTVTENIHASIWMIAGYTVLLCFALFKTGTFSKSIFNAH from the coding sequence ATGGGTTGGATATTTGAACAGATAGGAAATGCGATTAAGGAATTTTTGAAAGGCGTTGTTGAGGGCAACCTAACGGATATGTTCAATGATGTAAATACCAAAGTCGGTACGATTGCCGGGGACGTTGGACAAACCCCGGTCGGTTGGAACGGTGAAATATTCGCCATGATAAAGAACATATCCGATACGGTAATTGTTCCCATTGCAGGCATGATAATAACGTTTGTGCTGGTGTACGAGCTTGTCACGATGATAACCGACCGAAACAATATGCACGATTTTGACACATTCAGCTTTTTTAAATACTTTTTGAAAGCAGGGATTGCGGTGTTCATCGTTGCAAACACAATGACAATCGTTATGGGAGTATTCGACATAGCACAATATGCTATCAATGCCAGCGCGGGCGCGATTGGAGAAAATACGGCGATTGACATTGCCGCCGTGCTGGAGCAGATGCAAGCAGGACTAAACGCAATGGGAATCGGTGAACTGCTGGGGCTGGTGCTGGAAACATACATTATCAAGTTTGCAATGCTCATTTTCTCATTGCTCATAACCTTAGTAATCGCAGGTCGCATGATCGAAATTTATTTGTATTGCAGTTTAGCACCTATCCCCTTTGCCACGTTCACCAATAAAGAATGGGGCAGCATGGGGACAAACTACTTGCGGGGCTTAGTAGCTCTTGCATTTCAAGGGCTTTTGATTATGGTGTGTGTTGGGATTTACGCCGTTCTTATCAATACGCTAACCGTCACGGAGAACATACACGCGAGCATTTGGATGATTGCGGGTTATACCGTGCTTCTTTGTTTTGCCCTATTCAAAACAGGGACATTCTCAAAGAGCATCTTTAACGCTCACTAA
- a CDS encoding replication initiator protein A — MGVKGCAIHLSFSSGNGVLNAYKPPKSTRTQGGDTIADYITADTKLPAYLPYPRFLFKMEISQTAKLLYALLLDRSTLSQKNKWQDDEGRIYIIYPIAEIAEILDKGSTTIKGALNELDMAGLLERERGGFSAPNRLYVKVPRVPQVQFSDQLMAGNPTLTEPENRPTDGQKTDLMMVGKPSPNQTTINNLTENQTMGASGEPPAAFGRYQNIFLSQTEYDELQAEYPDRLERFIEELSQYIAATGKDYRNYAAAVRMWADRDRKGAAKQGVPDYSFKEGESL, encoded by the coding sequence GTGGGTGTCAAAGGGTGTGCGATACATTTATCCTTTTCCTCCGGAAACGGCGTTCTAAATGCGTACAAACCGCCAAAATCAACCCGAACACAGGGAGGTGATACTATCGCTGATTATATCACGGCAGACACGAAGCTGCCCGCCTATCTGCCCTATCCCCGTTTCCTGTTCAAAATGGAGATTTCCCAGACCGCCAAGCTGCTCTATGCGCTGCTGTTAGACCGCTCCACCCTCTCCCAGAAGAACAAGTGGCAGGACGACGAGGGCAGGATTTATATTATCTATCCCATCGCGGAGATAGCCGAAATACTGGATAAAGGCAGCACCACCATAAAGGGGGCGCTTAACGAACTGGACATGGCGGGGCTTTTGGAACGGGAACGGGGCGGCTTCTCCGCACCGAACCGGCTATATGTGAAAGTGCCGCGTGTGCCACAGGTACAGTTTTCCGACCAACTGATGGCCGGAAATCCGACCCTCACAGAGCCGGAAAACCGACCTACTGATGGTCAGAAAACCGACCTTATGATGGTCGGAAAACCGTCCCCTAACCAAACTACTATAAACAACCTTACAGAGAACCAAACAATGGGAGCGAGTGGGGAGCCGCCCGCAGCTTTTGGCAGATACCAGAATATTTTTCTGTCACAGACCGAATACGACGAGTTGCAGGCAGAGTACCCCGACAGGCTGGAACGGTTCATCGAGGAATTGAGCCAGTATATCGCCGCCACCGGGAAAGATTACCGCAACTATGCCGCCGCTGTCCGTATGTGGGCAGACCGGGACAGAAAGGGAGCCGCAAAACAGGGCGTCCCCGATTACTCATTCAAGGAGGGAGAGAGCCTATGA
- a CDS encoding plasmid mobilization protein — translation MPKRYNTPHRSRVVKTRLSEDEYADFTARLAPYGISQSEFLRQAIRRTAIRPVIHVSAVNDELLSAVGKLTAEYGKIGGNLNQIARCLNEYGAPYNALSGEVRAAIADLAALKYEVLQKVGDAVGNTQAYQL, via the coding sequence ATGCCGAAGCGATACAACACACCCCACCGCAGCCGCGTTGTGAAAACCCGGCTGTCCGAAGATGAATACGCCGACTTCACAGCGCGGCTTGCGCCCTATGGTATCAGCCAGTCCGAATTTCTCCGGCAGGCGATACGGCGCACCGCCATACGCCCCGTTATCCATGTATCAGCGGTCAATGACGAGCTGCTTTCCGCTGTCGGGAAACTCACAGCCGAGTACGGCAAAATCGGCGGCAACCTTAACCAGATAGCCCGGTGTCTGAACGAGTACGGCGCACCCTACAACGCGCTGTCCGGCGAGGTACGCGCCGCCATAGCCGACCTTGCCGCCCTCAAGTATGAAGTCTTACAGAAAGTAGGTGACGCGGTTGGCAACACTCAAGCATATCAACTCTAA